A stretch of Clostridium sp. BJN0001 DNA encodes these proteins:
- a CDS encoding ABC transporter substrate-binding protein, translating to MKKRTVKLLGIIVAATMSISMMVGCGSDKKSTASTSSGSGELSKEEIIKKAAGESKVSNWGLGNEYEVKALLAKYNLPTDYLSQDFTMDSFDDDSSTLASAMTYNELGLVKNNYDGGYGYGDEVGIIDMNDEGVAMLEDNIFCTKKFARENPNTVKAFLYASLKGWEYGVEHPEEAAQICYEAGSSVSKEHQKYMADEVAKLVKKDMSGNDVLEDIGKINDTAMQQTLDIAKKYVTLDDSSAQEKFKSLTLDDIRDSSYYNAAKASDGKFSVEKNEVSIQLKWLPDAQFMGYFVANAKGYYKDAGLKVNIISGGGDISETTAVNNGTVDFGVTWPTNMAVADASGMDLVEIAQIFQRSGLTLVYKHKNFQG from the coding sequence ATGAAAAAAAGAACAGTAAAATTATTAGGGATAATTGTGGCTGCAACAATGTCAATTTCAATGATGGTAGGATGCGGATCTGATAAAAAATCAACTGCTAGTACATCTTCAGGATCAGGAGAATTAAGCAAAGAAGAAATTATTAAAAAAGCAGCAGGTGAAAGTAAAGTTAGCAATTGGGGACTTGGAAATGAATATGAGGTTAAAGCTTTATTAGCAAAATATAATCTTCCAACCGATTATTTAAGTCAAGATTTTACAATGGATTCTTTTGATGATGATTCAAGCACTCTTGCATCGGCAATGACATACAATGAGCTTGGTCTTGTAAAGAATAATTATGATGGCGGATATGGTTATGGGGATGAGGTAGGAATCATTGATATGAATGATGAAGGAGTTGCAATGCTTGAGGACAATATTTTTTGCACTAAAAAGTTTGCACGTGAGAACCCAAATACAGTAAAAGCATTTTTATATGCATCTTTAAAAGGATGGGAATATGGAGTTGAACATCCGGAGGAAGCAGCTCAAATATGTTATGAAGCAGGTTCTTCTGTTTCCAAAGAGCATCAAAAATATATGGCAGATGAAGTAGCAAAGCTTGTTAAAAAAGATATGTCAGGCAATGATGTTTTAGAAGATATAGGGAAAATTAACGATACTGCAATGCAACAGACATTAGATATTGCAAAGAAATATGTAACATTAGATGATTCATCAGCTCAAGAAAAATTTAAAAGTTTAACTCTTGATGATATTCGTGATAGCTCATATTATAATGCGGCAAAAGCTTCTGATGGAAAATTCAGTGTTGAAAAAAATGAAGTAAGCATACAGTTAAAATGGTTGCCAGATGCTCAATTTATGGGATATTTTGTAGCAAATGCAAAAGGATATTATAAAGATGCTGGACTAAAAGTTAACATAATATCTGGTGGTGGAGATATTTCTGAAACTACTGCAGTAAATAACGGAACTGTTGATTTTGGTGTAACATGGCCTACTAATATGGCTGTTGCAGATGCTAGTGGAATGGATCTTGTAGAGATAGCACAAATATTCCAAAGATCAGGACTTACACTTGTATATAAGCATAAAAATTTTCAGGGCTAA
- a CDS encoding ABC transporter ATP-binding protein: MNELQKEKEKEIQIKDLNINFKDNAGKTVQALKDVNLDIYKGEFISLLGPSGCGKTTLLRSIADLQEPTEGEIKVAKMTPKEVRLKQKFGFVFQQPVLFDWRTVKKNVELPLEIMYYEKGEASKRADEMLKMVGLKEFKDHFPKQLSGGMQQRVNIARAFGIRPEILLMDEPFSALDEFTKEKLHEDLLHMWSQTHKTVVFVTHNIQEAVFLSDRICVLSPHPGRLTAIVDIDLPRPRTIEMKETLHFNELVKKVRDGFEGGSV; the protein is encoded by the coding sequence ATGAATGAATTACAGAAAGAAAAGGAAAAAGAAATACAAATAAAAGATTTAAATATAAACTTTAAGGACAATGCGGGCAAGACTGTACAAGCTCTTAAAGATGTTAATTTAGATATATATAAGGGTGAATTTATTTCACTTTTAGGACCTTCAGGATGTGGAAAAACTACATTGCTTCGTAGTATTGCAGATTTGCAAGAGCCTACTGAGGGGGAAATTAAAGTTGCTAAAATGACACCTAAAGAGGTAAGACTTAAGCAAAAATTTGGATTTGTTTTTCAACAACCAGTGTTATTTGATTGGAGAACTGTAAAGAAAAATGTAGAACTTCCATTGGAAATAATGTATTACGAAAAAGGGGAAGCATCTAAAAGAGCAGATGAGATGTTAAAAATGGTTGGACTTAAAGAGTTTAAAGATCATTTCCCTAAACAGTTAAGTGGTGGTATGCAGCAGAGAGTAAATATTGCTAGAGCTTTTGGGATACGTCCAGAGATACTTCTTATGGATGAGCCGTTTTCAGCATTAGATGAATTTACAAAAGAAAAATTGCATGAAGATTTACTTCATATGTGGAGCCAGACACATAAGACAGTTGTATTTGTAACACATAATATTCAAGAAGCTGTTTTTTTGTCAGATCGTATTTGTGTTTTATCACCACATCCAGGGAGACTTACAGCTATTGTAGATATTGATCTTCCAAGACCAAGAACAATTGAAATGAAAGAAACACTTCATTTTAACGAATTAGTTAAAAAAGTTCGTGACGGCTTTGAAGGGGGCAGTGTTTGA
- a CDS encoding ABC transporter permease subunit has product MKSKINKLFDKKYVSIILWVAILIILWEIGAIIVSVTKRSPENILPHLYKIIMSIFSSKKVSGGMSASMVVFVSAQATVIRAMIGFILGAFAGFILALLMKLSGICEKILFPYLMLIQLIPVLGLAPIVLAITGDINKSRIIIAALLSFYPVATNTLAGFKSVGKDKYELMKTYAAKKGTVYLKVLIPSAIPYFFTGAKIAAPMALTASFLVDTLQGDGGLGCMLSQSLKHAMSIYVFWIIVFLSAFLGIFSGVLMSWIENLVSPEKRALRKAKKIRGGN; this is encoded by the coding sequence ATGAAGAGTAAGATTAATAAATTATTTGATAAGAAATATGTTTCTATTATTTTATGGGTTGCAATTCTTATTATTTTATGGGAGATTGGAGCAATTATTGTATCAGTAACAAAAAGATCGCCAGAAAACATATTGCCACATCTTTATAAAATTATTATGTCTATATTTTCTTCAAAGAAAGTTTCAGGTGGAATGAGTGCTTCAATGGTAGTATTCGTAAGTGCACAGGCAACTGTTATAAGAGCAATGATTGGATTTATACTTGGAGCGTTTGCAGGTTTTATATTGGCATTGTTAATGAAATTATCAGGTATTTGTGAAAAAATATTATTCCCATATTTGATGTTAATTCAGCTTATTCCAGTACTTGGATTAGCTCCAATTGTTTTAGCAATTACTGGGGATATAAATAAGAGTCGTATTATAATTGCAGCACTATTAAGTTTTTATCCAGTAGCAACAAATACACTTGCAGGCTTTAAATCTGTAGGAAAAGATAAATATGAACTTATGAAAACTTATGCAGCAAAAAAGGGAACAGTTTATTTAAAGGTATTAATTCCATCTGCAATACCTTATTTCTTTACTGGTGCTAAGATTGCTGCACCTATGGCACTTACAGCATCTTTCTTAGTAGATACATTGCAGGGAGATGGAGGGCTTGGATGTATGCTTTCACAATCATTGAAGCATGCCATGTCAATATATGTTTTTTGGATAATAGTATTTCTTAGTGCTTTTCTTGGAATATTTAGTGGAGTTTTGATGTCATGGATAGAGAATTTAGTATCACCAGAGAAACGAGCACTTAGAAAAGCTAAAAAAATAAGGGGAGGAAATTAA
- a CDS encoding ABC transporter permease subunit has translation MQQKIKRKKSLYRRLEQNEKVQAMSAIVLPIILSVIIVILWQTQILHKLLSTDTFTLPLLDRIGSIIADNVGNIYKNVVATMIVALLGLFFGSLLGYGGAVIAALFPRIGKGGLSVLGAFASIPVVALAPVFNNWTKGISSDANIRSMIAKIIVVMLISAANMCLNAYRGLTELKPYSEDLMDTYAAKKRVVLFKLCIPNSIPYIFVALKVAVPASIMTAIVSEYFAEYIIGVGRQIRENIVLAQYPTAWAYIVIACAIGIISYVILVIIENIIFKKYYH, from the coding sequence ATGCAGCAGAAAATAAAAAGAAAAAAAAGTTTATACCGCAGGTTAGAGCAAAATGAGAAAGTTCAAGCTATGTCTGCTATTGTTCTTCCAATTATATTAAGTGTAATAATTGTTATTTTATGGCAGACACAGATTCTGCACAAGCTATTAAGTACAGATACATTTACACTGCCATTACTTGATAGAATTGGCAGCATTATAGCTGATAATGTAGGAAATATATATAAGAATGTTGTTGCTACAATGATTGTCGCACTTTTAGGTTTATTTTTTGGGAGTTTACTTGGATATGGAGGAGCAGTTATCGCTGCACTGTTTCCGAGAATCGGCAAAGGGGGATTAAGTGTACTTGGTGCTTTTGCATCAATTCCAGTAGTAGCACTTGCACCTGTTTTTAATAATTGGACAAAAGGAATATCAAGTGATGCAAATATACGAAGTATGATAGCAAAAATTATTGTAGTTATGCTTATTTCAGCAGCTAATATGTGTCTTAATGCATATCGTGGTTTAACAGAATTAAAACCATATTCAGAGGATTTGATGGACACATATGCAGCTAAGAAAAGAGTGGTTTTATTTAAACTTTGTATTCCAAATTCAATTCCATATATTTTTGTTGCTTTAAAAGTAGCAGTTCCTGCAAGTATTATGACTGCTATTGTAAGTGAATACTTTGCAGAATATATCATAGGTGTAGGAAGACAGATAAGAGAAAATATTGTTCTTGCGCAGTATCCTACAGCGTGGGCATATATTGTAATAGCGTGTGCTATAGGTATTATTTCATATGTTATTTTGGTAATTATAGAAAATATTATTTTTAAAAAATATTATCATTAG
- the preA gene encoding NAD-dependent dihydropyrimidine dehydrogenase subunit PreA encodes MAYEEMIIKSESGRCLLCHDAPCSKACKKGINVSNIIRSLRFENYVGAGEKLKKGAECLNCDAPCMKMCRRNQIDSSVNIREIFIKTNAIKTEKKLSDSIKVDLSVDFCGVHCENPFFLSSSVVGSNYEMVAKAFDMGWAGVAFKTIGKFVPKEVSPRFASLEKENNPFIGFKNIEQISDHTLEENITYLKKLKKNYPTKIIIASIMGQDEEEWTYLAQKMEQAGADIVECNFSCPNMTKDGLGSDVGTEPELVEKYTKAVRKGTKLPILAKMTPNITNMEIPALAAVKAGADGIAAINTIKSIMNVDLYNNFVSTPNVDGKSAVGGYSGKAVKPIALRFLYDMKTNSELKNIPISGMGGIETWKDAAEFIALGCGTIQVTTSVMQYGYRIIEDMIEGLITYMKTEGFSSVSEIIGKAVPKVFSTDVLNRNTIQYPKFNRKTCVSCGRCYLSCFDGGHQAIYLDEKTGQPILNANKCVGCQLCKLVCPTGSITAGTRVEIKKNKEN; translated from the coding sequence ATGGCATACGAAGAAATGATTATAAAAAGTGAGAGTGGAAGGTGTCTTCTATGTCACGATGCTCCCTGTAGTAAAGCTTGTAAAAAAGGTATTAATGTATCAAATATTATACGTTCATTACGTTTTGAAAATTATGTTGGAGCAGGTGAAAAACTAAAAAAAGGTGCTGAATGTTTAAACTGTGATGCTCCATGTATGAAAATGTGCAGAAGGAATCAAATTGATAGTTCAGTTAATATAAGAGAAATTTTTATAAAAACAAATGCTATAAAAACAGAGAAAAAACTTTCAGATTCAATAAAAGTAGATTTATCTGTTGACTTTTGTGGAGTTCATTGTGAAAATCCGTTTTTTCTATCATCTTCAGTTGTTGGAAGTAATTATGAAATGGTAGCAAAAGCTTTTGATATGGGTTGGGCAGGCGTAGCTTTTAAAACAATTGGTAAATTTGTTCCTAAAGAAGTTTCTCCAAGATTTGCAAGTCTTGAAAAAGAAAATAATCCGTTTATTGGTTTTAAAAATATTGAACAAATTTCAGATCATACATTAGAAGAAAACATCACATATTTAAAAAAATTAAAAAAGAATTATCCTACAAAAATTATTATTGCATCAATTATGGGACAAGATGAAGAGGAATGGACTTATCTTGCACAAAAAATGGAGCAAGCTGGAGCTGATATAGTTGAATGTAATTTCTCATGTCCTAATATGACAAAGGATGGACTTGGAAGTGATGTTGGTACAGAACCTGAATTAGTTGAAAAATATACGAAAGCAGTAAGAAAAGGTACAAAACTTCCTATTTTAGCAAAGATGACTCCTAATATTACCAATATGGAAATACCTGCTTTAGCTGCTGTTAAAGCAGGAGCTGATGGAATTGCAGCAATTAATACAATAAAAAGTATTATGAATGTTGATTTATATAATAATTTTGTATCAACACCTAATGTTGATGGAAAATCTGCTGTTGGTGGATATTCTGGAAAAGCTGTAAAACCAATTGCTTTACGTTTTTTATATGATATGAAAACAAATAGTGAATTGAAAAATATACCAATAAGTGGAATGGGTGGAATTGAAACGTGGAAAGATGCAGCAGAATTTATAGCTTTAGGCTGTGGAACAATTCAGGTCACTACGTCAGTAATGCAGTATGGTTATCGCATAATTGAAGATATGATTGAAGGACTGATAACTTATATGAAAACTGAAGGTTTTTCATCAGTGTCAGAAATTATTGGAAAAGCAGTTCCAAAAGTATTTTCAACAGATGTATTAAATCGAAATACTATTCAATATCCTAAATTTAACCGAAAAACATGTGTTTCTTGTGGAAGATGTTATTTATCATGTTTTGATGGAGGACATCAAGCTATATATTTAGATGAAAAAACGGGACAGCCAATTCTTAATGCAAATAAATGTGTTGGATGTCAATTGTGTAAATTAGTATGTCCTACTGGTTCAATTACAGCAGGAACAAGAGTTGAAATAAAGAAAAACAAAGAAAATTAA
- a CDS encoding Zn-dependent hydrolase, whose amino-acid sequence MYKCNLERMKDKIETFSKYGDAGHGGITRYSLSEAAIKARNEYRKRMEAIGAEIEVDDLGDMYATLAGSDKNAKRIVMASHIDSVKNGGNYDGILGVMSAMEVLETVVEKNIPHKHPLTAMIWTNEEGSLYPPAMMCSGIVCYDYLPEDIKTGFRYEDMMNSKSIVDKKSTFGEALEKSGFKGDKKYRLSPDRYEYMFETHIEQGPILEDNGKNIGVVDCVLGMFNYRLKFYGQTTHAGTFPMPKRKDAFLAASKALCYLHEEIDKLGYKDLVYTTGEVVCHPCVHTCVPDYFDFSFDSRHEDPKVLEKVLEIVKSCADKVWDGCTCKVEKAWNRDTVYWNKKLVSYVKESAEELDISHQYIHSGAGHDAQFASYMIPTTMIFVQSKDGLSHCEPEYSKPEHCTEGASVMLNAILKADND is encoded by the coding sequence ATGTATAAATGTAATTTAGAAAGAATGAAGGATAAAATAGAAACATTTTCGAAATATGGAGATGCTGGACATGGTGGAATAACAAGATATTCTCTTTCAGAAGCAGCAATTAAAGCTAGAAATGAATATAGAAAGAGAATGGAAGCAATTGGAGCAGAAATTGAAGTAGATGATTTAGGAGATATGTATGCTACACTTGCTGGTTCTGATAAAAATGCTAAGAGAATTGTAATGGCATCACATATTGATTCTGTTAAAAATGGTGGAAATTATGATGGAATACTTGGAGTTATGTCTGCAATGGAAGTGCTTGAAACAGTTGTAGAAAAAAATATTCCACATAAACATCCATTAACTGCAATGATTTGGACAAATGAGGAAGGTTCTTTATACCCACCAGCAATGATGTGTTCGGGAATTGTATGTTATGATTATTTACCAGAAGATATAAAAACTGGATTCAGATATGAAGACATGATGAATTCGAAGAGTATTGTTGATAAGAAAAGCACTTTTGGAGAAGCTCTTGAAAAATCTGGATTTAAAGGAGATAAAAAATATAGATTATCACCTGATAGATATGAGTATATGTTTGAAACACATATTGAACAAGGACCAATTCTTGAAGATAATGGTAAGAATATAGGAGTTGTTGATTGTGTACTTGGTATGTTTAATTATAGATTAAAATTTTACGGTCAGACTACTCATGCAGGAACTTTTCCAATGCCTAAGAGAAAAGATGCATTTTTAGCAGCGTCAAAAGCTCTTTGTTATCTTCATGAAGAAATAGATAAATTAGGATATAAGGACTTAGTATATACAACTGGTGAAGTTGTATGTCATCCATGTGTACATACATGTGTACCTGATTATTTTGATTTTTCATTTGATTCTAGACATGAGGATCCTAAAGTGTTAGAAAAAGTTCTTGAAATTGTTAAAAGTTGTGCTGATAAAGTATGGGATGGATGTACTTGTAAAGTTGAAAAAGCATGGAATAGAGATACAGTATATTGGAATAAAAAGTTAGTTAGCTACGTAAAAGAGTCTGCCGAAGAACTTGACATATCTCATCAATATATTCATTCAGGAGCTGGACATGATGCACAGTTTGCATCTTATATGATTCCAACAACTATGATTTTCGTACAGTCAAAAGATGGATTATCTCATTGTGAACCAGAATATTCAAAGCCAGAACATTGTACAGAAGGAGCATCGGTTATGCTTAATGCAATTTTAAAAGCTGATAATGATTAA
- the hydA gene encoding dihydropyrimidinase, whose translation MDLLIKGGTVVTATGSYLADVAVNKGKIVDIGENLNITATKVVNADGKLVLPGALDAHTHMQMPFGGTVSADSYLAGTRAAVCGGVTTVFDYPVQHKGETILGLVNSKKKILETDACCDYAFHCCITNLNDGQILDEMKQAVLEGITSFKCFLVYKKEKMMVDDGVLTTLLLRAKELGAMINVHAENPDLIDLRTEQYLKEGKTSAWYHYMSRPEFVEAEADKRVVHWASHLDTPVYLVHMADKEGLEECIKAKEKGKDIYIETCPQYLEFTCDVYKREDGRNFVCSPPMKGKESQDALWTALKAGFIDTVATDHCPFQSYEKDWGKDDFSKIPNGCAGVENLYPYMLDAANNGKLSFERVVEVCSTNVAKIFGCKDKGAIAIGKDADIVIYDKDKDFTISVNNMHSDYDHTIWEGKKLHGYPVQTYLRGQLVYDNGEYVGKPGIGKYVKRQPK comes from the coding sequence ATGGATTTATTAATTAAAGGAGGAACTGTTGTAACAGCAACAGGAAGTTATTTAGCTGATGTTGCTGTTAATAAAGGGAAAATTGTTGATATTGGTGAAAATTTAAATATTACAGCTACTAAGGTTGTAAATGCTGATGGAAAATTAGTTTTACCTGGTGCTTTAGATGCACACACACATATGCAAATGCCATTTGGGGGTACAGTCTCAGCTGATAGTTATTTAGCAGGAACAAGAGCAGCTGTATGTGGTGGTGTAACTACAGTTTTTGATTATCCAGTACAACATAAAGGTGAAACTATATTAGGGCTTGTTAACTCTAAAAAGAAAATACTTGAAACAGATGCTTGTTGTGACTATGCATTTCACTGTTGTATAACAAATCTTAATGATGGTCAAATATTAGATGAGATGAAACAGGCTGTTTTGGAAGGAATTACAAGTTTTAAATGTTTTCTTGTATATAAAAAAGAAAAAATGATGGTTGATGATGGTGTTTTAACAACTCTTTTGCTTAGGGCAAAAGAGCTTGGTGCAATGATTAATGTACATGCTGAAAATCCGGATTTAATAGATCTTCGTACTGAACAATATTTAAAAGAAGGAAAGACATCTGCGTGGTATCACTATATGAGTAGACCAGAATTTGTAGAAGCTGAAGCTGATAAGAGAGTTGTTCACTGGGCTAGCCACTTAGATACACCTGTATATCTTGTTCATATGGCAGATAAAGAAGGACTTGAGGAATGTATTAAGGCTAAAGAGAAAGGCAAGGATATATATATTGAAACATGCCCTCAATATCTTGAATTTACTTGCGATGTATATAAAAGAGAAGATGGACGTAACTTTGTATGTTCTCCACCTATGAAAGGTAAAGAGAGTCAAGATGCATTGTGGACTGCTTTAAAAGCAGGATTTATTGATACTGTTGCAACTGATCACTGCCCATTTCAAAGTTATGAGAAGGATTGGGGAAAAGATGATTTCTCAAAGATTCCTAATGGTTGTGCTGGGGTTGAAAATCTATATCCATATATGCTTGATGCTGCTAATAACGGAAAACTTTCGTTTGAAAGAGTTGTTGAAGTATGTTCAACAAATGTAGCAAAAATATTTGGATGCAAGGATAAAGGCGCTATTGCAATAGGAAAAGATGCAGATATTGTTATTTATGATAAAGATAAAGATTTTACAATAAGTGTTAACAATATGCATTCTGATTATGATCATACAATTTGGGAAGGCAAAAAACTTCATGGATATCCAGTACAGACGTATTTAAGAGGACAGCTTGTGTATGATAATGGAGAATATGTTGGGAAACCTGGTATTGGTAAGTATGTAAAAAGACAACCAAAATAA